tttatcacttttgtggttttttttcccatatttttgttaaGATGTCTTATTATGCCATATGTTGTTTCTAATGATTATTTTTTAATTCCAGGGGTAGttaggtaattttattttatgtaattttttaaaattttacaaaGGTAGTTTTCTTTTACTTTACCTTTTCCGATCAGTTTTTTTCCCTTTGTTTCCCGAgcgttctttctttttttttttcagttgttTGCATGCGGTTTGGGTTTGGTGATCGGGGTTTGTTGATGAGTATTTTGGTGTGATTGGAGTTGTTTTCGGTCATCGTAGTTGTTGTTTAGGAGTTTGGTCGACTGCATTTTTCAGAAATTTTGGTGAACTGTCTTGATCGTTGTCGGAATGCGCCGTTCTCCTCGAACTCCGACGGTTCCTGCTGACAATGCAGGAGCTAACGTTAAGGTATCGTGTTTCTTTCAGTGTTTTGGTTTGgttgttagtttgatttttgtttttttgagTTGGAATCGTATATTTATTTGTATGTTGTTTTCATTGTTCATATTTTCAATTTTtgtatttatgtttatgttttttaaggGAGGTAATGTTGGTTCTTCATCAACAAGTGTTGATGGCTGTTTGCGTTCTTCCACTCAAGTTAAGGGTTCTTCAAGGATCAAGAGAACTGCTGCTGGGACAAAGAAAGATCGTCAGAGTAGAGTTAAGGTACCTAGTtaccttgattttttttttcctatgtgtatatgtatgtttttcttttttgctGCATCTTTCCCTTGAGGGAAATCttatatgatatttgtaattcccACATATATGATTAATATCATATGCCTTCATCTTTATATTAGATTATGATGAAACTGGCTCTGACTTGCTGTAACTTCAAGTTTAGagcatgtttatatatataaatatcttaatGTGTGTTTGTGTGTGGTTTTGTCAATTAAATAATGATAAAACTTGCTCATACTCCTTGATGTATACTACTGATTTCATACATTGCCAGTTCGACATTTAACAAAGTTCAAAGTAACTAGGTAACTagaaaaacatacatataaaacaaAGTTCAAAGTGCATTCTAGAGGTATTGTTTTCTGTTTGTGGTGCTTTGTTTCTTTGATATGGTTtaagtgtatgattatgtttagttttttttgtcatgtgttctcatgtggtccctagtatttttcaattgatttacttttatcatttgttgttattttaatgtttttaagTTTCCCTGTTATCTATGTTATGCCCTTACTGtttctttttttataattttttttggctTTTTTAGGTTCCTAGTTAGTTGTTGatgtttagtgttttttttttaaaagttaataGTTTATATGTGTTTGGCCTTGCTTTTCTTTCTGTGGTTCCTGTTTACTTTGTATGGTTTAATCGTATTATTATATTTCTTAAGTTTTAGTGTCTTGTAATGTGTTATCATGTGGTCCCTAGTTACTTTTGTGTTgattttattgtataatttttgtttagtttaatgTCAACTTTTCATTTTTCTGTATGTTTTccacttttctttttattttattttttatatttttttgttggaTTTATAGGTACCGAGTTAGTTGTTTACATTTATTGTTTTATAATAGGTACCTAGTTACCTTGTTTGTTTTCCCCCCTTCATATTATTCATAGTTTCTTTATTCTGTTTACTGTTATGTTATCAGTGTGTAATTGATTCTCATGTTTGTTTTTAGGATGCGCATTTCAGAATTAAACCTGACAGGCGTTTTGGAAGTAAAGTCCAACAGTGGAATAAGCCGTCTGTTATTAGTGAGATTAAGGCAGTTTTAAGTTCGAAACAAAAAGCAATGTTTCGAAGAACTCCTTTTGGTCACTTTTTGGATATGCCTGATATTACATTTCAGGCACAGTTATTTCATAGTGTTTTGCTTCGGGAGGTTTATCAAAAAAATGAAGAATCCGAGTTTTGGTTTAACTTGGGTGGCACATTAGTTAGGTTCTCAATCAGTGAGTTTGCCCTGATTACTGGTTTGAAATGTGTGGGCAGTGTTGACTTCGGGATGTTCAAAGAGGCTGATTTAGGGCTTAGGAAATCTCTTTTTCCGTTGTACGAAGGTAAACCCAGGAAGGAAGAAAAGCTTAGGAAAGAGGAGGTTGCATGTGCATTCAATGataaaaacttgaagaagaaaggtGACGAGGTTGTCGTTAAGTTGGCTATTTTTCATTTGTTAGCCAATTTTTTGTTCGGGACTCAAACTGAGACTCGTGTTGACAACTCATTCTTTGCCATGGTTGATTCCAATTTTGCTGAGATGAAGAAGTTTGCTTTTGTGAAAGTGTTGTGGCAAAGAACTAGATGTGTGATGCGGGCAGTTTTGAAAGATAGGAACGCCATATATGATTGTGTTCCTAGGAAAGCTGATGGATCACTGGATAACTACAGTTATAAGTGTTATGGTTTCCCTATTGCTTtccttatatggatatatgacaCAATTCCCTCTTGTTCTCAAGCTTTGTGTAGACGGGTTAATTGTTTGTTTCCAAGGATTCTGAATTGGACAAGCAGGGGAAGTGTGTCATATCAGTATTTGGTTGATAACGTTCTGTTGGAGGAAGAGgtattgattttgttttttttctcaatttttttttttcgttttctttctattttttattatgtttgttttatagttgggtaactagttactttgtCACAGTTATTTTTGTGTTGcctgttttttttaaaaaaaaattgattcttGCAGTATGATGTTAATGTCATAATGCCTACTACTGAAGAAATGAGACTGCCTATTCTGAGAGGGTTGTCTTTTGAAAGCAAGTTTTTGCCGACAGATCCACCCGATGACGATGCTGCTAGTTCCTCAGATATGCATCAGGATCTTATTGCCATTCAATCAAAATTGGTTGAAGTGCAAGATTCGCAGAAGTCTATATTGATTGCAATTTCTGAATTGAAGGCAGCCTTTGCATCTGATTTTGCTTCTGTTATATCTTTGTTGGATGGTATTAAGGCATCTATGGCAGCAGCTGGTAATCATAATGTTGGTGGAGAGTTTGAAGATCCTATGCATGCTGAGGCTTCTTCGGAGGTAACTGGTTTCTGTTGTGGTGTGTGTTTCCCTTTTATGATgtctattttgtttaaaaattgatggtttttgtattttttaggattttttttatgGCCATTCCTCTGGGGGTTACCAAAATGTTGATATTGGTGAGGAGTTGGGGGCTGATTTGGAGCATTCCATTCAGATTGCTTCACAATTTTTTTCTACTGCTAAAGTAAGATCTTATTTtcgttttttgttttgtttaagcaATTGGTTTTTTTCCTCCGTGTTTTCTTGTTTGTAATGTagtattttttgtatatttttatttctttttcaggAGCCAATTAAGGTTGACTCAAGTGTATGCTCAAGTCCTCAAACTCCCACATTTTATGTCTCTAATGCAATATGGAGAGTTATTAATGATTCAGTTGAGAGGCCACTTAAAGAGAGTAGTTCTTTGGAGGATAAAAGTAAGTGGTCCATTGTGAAGTATGATGATGCACAAGCAGTTGATACTGGACTGATTTTGGGAAGGAAAAGGCAAGCGAAGCCAAGCGCTGTTGTAAAATCTCCTTTCTTAACAAAATTTGGATCTTCTGAAGTTGGagtgaaacaaaaaagaaagaggaCGATATTGGATAATATTTGTCCATTTTCCAATGAACTTGGTGATAATCACACTAAAGAACAGCTGTCTGAGTTTGATTCCTGGATTAATCATGGTTTGAAGAAAAGGAACAAGTATGTATAACCATTATTTGTTTTAAAGTTTGTTATATGTGTAATATGTATGATTAATTTGTTAagctttttattttgttttttattgtatttttcagGTTTAAAAAATATGATGATAATTCTGTGGACCCACCAATTAATTTCACTTTTGTTCATATTTCTGAGAAGGCTTGGTTTCATAGCCTTTATTTCTCTGGGCAATTCGTTGATTCATCGGTGAGATTCTCGCTTTTTTAATTTATCTGGTTTTTCatgttggagttttttttttttttacaaggtaATAAGTCTGGTGATCTATTTTATGCTATATATTATGATGTTATTGGGTACCCAGTTACCTTACTGTTTGCTTTGTTGTAGTTcattgggtaactggttacccaatcATTGTAACTGGTTTTTGTGTTGATGATGGTTACCAGTTTCCCCTGTGTTACAAAGTTTTATTGTCTGTCATAGTAGATTTGTTTCTACCcatatcattttataatcatgtattttatttattatgcaGCATATTGATGTGATGATGTATTACTTGAGGAGAAAGGTTAAATTGTCTACAGATTTGAAGATAAGAGTATCTACGACTGACACTTGTTTTGGGCAAAACATAGTGTTTATGTATGAAGATTTTAAGAAAAAAGGTAGTGGCGCATTTAAAATAGATGAGAGATGTgttgctttgaagataatgaagGGGGAATCCATGTTTTGTGCAACTCATTGGAATTTGCTTGATGATGTTGTCATGCCTGTTAATGTGAATGGTCTTATGCACTGGATTTTGTTGCACTTTAATGTACAGCAGAGATCTCTTACGGTGTATGATTCAATGTCTGGTGCAAAGCATGAAAATCAGACTTTACTTGTCGTTGAGGCATTTGCTGTTTTGATTCCTCTTCTTCTGGAGATGATTGATTTCTATGTTCGTAAAGATATTCATCTTGATGTTAGCCTGTATGATGTGGTAGAGAATGAGGCTTTGAAGTTGAGCATTGCTAAAGGCATTCCTCAACAGACTGATTGGttagtttgttttttttattttttttttttttttgtgttctgttttgtttatatgttcttagttgttttttttttcttttatctatTATGCAGTGATTGTGGGGTGTTTTGTACTTATTTTGCTGAGCAAATAATTCTTGGGAAGGAGAATGAGATGCCTAAAAATATTGATGTTCGTCTCCTTCGTAAAGACATTGCTGTCAGCTTGTACTATCATGGAAAGAACAAAGAACTTGAGGGATACTTAACTAGTGATGAGTTCACTGATAAGCTTCTGGAGAGGAGACAGAAAAGAATGAAAATTGCTGCATAGGCTTTTAGTGATATTATATTTCTTTTGGTTTTTTATCTTTTCTACAACTGTAATTGAATGATGAATCAATTTCTAGTTTAACAGTTAGCTTTTTAATTTTCTTCTTATGTAAAACATTGGGATTCTTAAGgtcattttatatatacatattagtaTATCGTTTTGTTAATTCTTTTGCTGTAAGCTTTTTGGAAGAATGATTTAGAGGGTAACCAGGTACCCAGGTTGTTTATTTTCTAACATACcaagggtaactggttacttaattgtttttattttaattttttcccCATTGGTTTGTTGTttgttaattacatttattaatatatattttagataACACTTTAAATCAGGTAGCTAGTTTTctgtttgtttttgtatttttttccacTGTTTTATGGAATAACTTGAGGGAAACTAGTTCTTAGTTGGGTTGTTTAACTAATTTTATTGGTGATATTTGAGGGTAACTAGGTACTCAGGCTGTTTGTTTCCTAATATaccgagggtaactggttacttaagttttttttttttccctaaGCTTGTCTTTTTTATAGTTATGCAACcagtttattaaattaatattaaagtaactttaatattatatatagacaAGTTTGTGATAGAAGAAAGTAAAggttttaattctttttttttttttggggttcTAGATTGTTATAGTGGGGTAATTTACCTTGTATTGAAACttcagggtaaccagttacccatatcgttgtttttgttgttaattaTTGGTAACTGGGTATGATCATTTTTTTTCCGTCATGGTTTATTTATAGTGATTGTAGCATTGAAAAATAGAAGCAAACAAATCCAAGAAATTATTTTGAAAGGATTTTATAAGTTCGCATAACCAATCAATGTGTTTCAATTTGAAACAATCTTATTAAAATTCTGAATGATACTTGATGAATATGAAAGTCTCTCTTTCAATGAGTAAAGCTATGAAAGGTTTGTTTTGCTGTAGAATGTGAGTCTATGTCTTTGGCTTTTTCTGTTTATTTGGCTTCTGAAATGGAGGATTCCTGCAAGTCTTCCTGTTATGTCCTGGTTGTGCACATTTCCCACAGGTGATTATTACCTTATTTTCCCCTCTTGATCTTATTCGTTTCTTTCTTGGTCTTCCTGCAGGGATTGTTGAATTTGGAGGCAGCACTAGTATGTCCAAGTGTTGTGGGAGATTCCATTCATCTTTATGGGGCAAAGGATgaacattttcttgatacaatgcTTTCAACGTTTCTGTTCTGTAGAATTTTGCACAATAATCATAGACACTCAAGTTTCTTTTTGCAATGACAGCTACTGCATGGCCACAAGGTATTTCATCTTCTTGGAACCTATTGCAAGTGCATGTTCTATTATGTATATTTACTGTGAAATTTATCCCCTTTTGATCACGAACTTGGTATTCTATTGTGTTGAAAGGCAAGACCTAAAAATAGTTTGTCATGAATTAGAATCAGATAATAAACATTTTAACTAGACTTAAGATTTAAAGTAACTAGTTATGCTTCtgtgtaaaaaaaaattcctGTTTTTatggaaggtaactggttaccatcaaTTGACAGAATAAGGATTTGTAAGAATATGTTTAGTTGCATACCTCATACTTCATTTTTGAAACAATGTCATGTCTCAATTCATTTTCTGTTGCTGTAGAGACTTTTGTGAATGTTCCATTTGCATTATTTGAGTTGTTCCAAACCCACTTTTGAACCAAACTTCTAAGGCATTCAACCAAGATATCAATGGGGAGATTTCTTGCAGCTTTTAGTGCAGCGTTGAGTGATTCTGCGATGTTGGATGTCATCATGGTGTATCTTTTTGTTGGCGAGTATGATCTTGCCCAAGTTTCATACTTGGCTTTTTCTAAATAGGGCCTAATGCGTCTATCAATTCTATCAAGGcctttcatgtagttttcacattCTGTCTGTGTGTATGCTTTTGCTGCTGCAATGAATTTCATTTGTAGTTCTTCTCCATGGCTCCCATACTTGCCTTTCAAATTATTGAGTAAGTGAAACATGCAAGCTCCATGGAAAGCATTTGGGTACACCATATGTACTGCATTGTCTATGCTCTTATGTCTGTCAGAAACTATAGCCAATCCTGTGGagtacaaatattttaatataaaaaaacaaaaactaagtatttttcaattttttttttattattattttagtgaaggtaaccagttactttggTCAGATTCTAAAAGAAATAGCAtgtatttgtgtattttgttttggtAAAATGTTCCTATTTGTTTGAAAACAAGAATATATCGTTGAAGCTATCATACCTTCGGGTTCTCCATAGGTTTCTCGCAGTTTGGAGAAGAACCATAGCCATGAGTTATCATTTTCGGAGTCTGATATTCCAAAAGCCAACACGAAAATGTTGTTGTTTGAATCTAACGTTGATGCTGAAAACAGGGTACCACCATGTGCATTTTTCAAaaaagttccatcaacaacaattataggcctcaagtatctccaacccttgattgagttagagaaagCTATGTATAGGTATTTGAATCTATCTTCCTTGTCTGTGAGTAGGTGTGTTATTGTTCCTGGATTTGCTTTCTTCAACATGTAAAGATATATTGGTAACTTCTGATATGAATCATCGGGGTTCCCTCTTACTAGACGCAAAGCTTTCTCTCTTGATCTCCATGCTTTTGTGTATCCCATAGTTACTCCAAAGTCATCATTCATATCATTCATGATGTCATTTGGAGTGTAATTTCTTTTGATTGacttgtacttattctttattaatTCCCCAACTACGATGCTTTTTGCTTGCCTATGGTCTTCCAAAACAATTTCAACAGAGCAAGTGTGATTTGGATTGCATTTCCGTACCTTGAATAAATCTTGATTTCTGTACTTAGATGCTCTCACCAACCAGTAGCATTTTTCATCTGCGCAAGTAACTAGGTACTCTCTAGGTTCTGatatttttgttttgaactggAAGTTATGCAGCATTGCATAGTAGCTAAGGGCTGATTTGACTGTGTTCTTATCCTTGTAAATTTGTCCTTGCTCTATTGTGTTCACTCTGTAATCAGATATTACAAGTTGGATTTCAtccaacttcttttttctttttgtattgtCCTCAATTATGAAATCAGCTACTTCTTCAACAAAATGGGGTATGTAtgacacatttatgccctcatttATTGTGCTTGACATTCCTTCTTCAAGTAACATTTGTTCATTGATGGAAGCTTGATTTGCTTGCATTAATAATGTCCCCACCTCCATTTCTTCTGTTGTAGCTTTTTGATTTGCTAGTAGAAGAAGgccattttcattgtttgatTCTTGAATTATAGTGACACACAATGGTAAGTATGTTATTTTAGTAgcaacttttttctttatttccaggAAGAAAAACACTGAATTGTCTGTTACAACCTTCATTGGTGGTGTTCCTTTTTCTACTTGATAAGAAACTTCAATAGTTGCTGTATTTTCCTTTATCTCCttttttatcaaattcaccaagttGTCAAGAGAACAATTTGGTGGTATTAATATCCCAGACATTGTGTATCCTTGGTACTCGTTGTTTTCATTCCaattgcctccatattgaaccaaaGAAGTAATATTGTCCATATCTGTAATATTTGGCAATTTTTTAAGCAGTTAGTTGGTTCTAAATGGGCTAGGTAACTGGTTAACTTAATATTTAATCACATATTCTCCTGAAACATTTAGCTTTTGTAGGGTAACTGGTCacacttagttttatatattttatgtttttcaaattagttatatatattgattGTTGTTGCAGGGTAACTTGTTACACTTAGTTTTacacattgtttttttttttttttgcagggtaactggttaccttaataATGAATCATATATTGCTTATTTTTACCCTTAGTTTTATGTAGTTGTAATTTcctcttagttttatttattttctgtTTTTTAGGGTAATTGGTTACCCTATTGTTACTAATTGTTTTTGTAGTAAATCTTCCCAGCtacatcaaataatttttttttttttgtaaagatAAATTAGAGTGTCAAATTTTCAGAGTTCTTGTTTCTTGCCTATTTTTTTTGGTTAATGAATGTAGAAAAACCAGTGGGAAGGTAACTGGTTCCCTTAATTTGTAATTGCATACCGTACTAAAACATTTTAGTTGAATTTATTGCATGTTATTCCAAGTAACTGGTTGTCCCAATGTTTCTGAatgtttcttgttttttttctgGTTAATCAATGTATACAAATCAGTGAGCTTCGAtatttttttcctattttttagtttataaattgTTTTTGTTTACCAGCAAGCACATTCGATCATGATCATTTTTATTATAATCAAGATAATAGTTGCAAATAATATAGTAGATTGAACAtagtttgcaaaaaaaaaaatgacagcAGAACAAAGTTGACAGAGGAAACGGAAACCTTGTTTTCTTGATCGTGTAGTGGATATGCAGGTCGCCGGAATCTTCAAAGATTGCAGCTGGTTTGATTGGAAGAATGTTGGAATTTTTTTGATTTCTGCAGAAAGGGACCATTTGTTTAGTGATCAGatttttcttgcatttttttGACAGAAGATGAGGTCAAACCTTTGCTAGAGTTGGTCGATTGTTGTGGTGATCGCCGGAGATACGAGTCGTTGCCGGAGAAGGAAGCTATCACCGGAGAATTGCGTGCTGGAGATGGAAGGAATAGTAACGTGTTTTTTTTATCATGTTTCACGCATGAGCAAATGAGGAGAGGAGAGGAGGATTGAATGGGTAATTACATGTGTACCCCTGATTTGTGCTGATGTGTTGTTTAAATTTCAATTATGGCATGTACTTATTTTTCCCATATTCTAAGTTTTCCTTGTATAAAATCTTCCATACATATTATAAAAAGATTgattcccatatttttgcacaattatagctaaaaagccatatttatgaaaatttcccttttattaTTATCAAAAAATGTGAGGATAAGAAATTGAACTCTTCACCTCATTTTTAACAATTAATGAACTCACTATCAATCTAAatatatttctttgtttaaattatagttttagatatttttatatacttttcaacaatactttacacaaaattatatcaaagataattattagaatttaaatacctactaataaatgctaaaaattttaactcacaaatcttaaaataaattaatataattataaaaatataaacattgagaaaaataatagacttttattataattttaatttatagataattgacaaatacaaatttattatcattattaatgtcaaaatatcaagTTTTTTTATCATGTCGTGCTTTCGGgttagtttgttcgtgctttcgtatCGTGCCTTTGGGCTTGTCGTGTCGTGCCgtgtgtcacgggctgacattttgacagcggaaatgcccgtgcggcaccttgactcctctgagccaaggtcagccttccagccattcgaataacaatgggcacatttttcgcgcgaccgtgtgcctctgcacacttccgtctcttgaacaactctcgctgagtcatgctctcaagcatctacgagtgcaatcatgcatcaaggctatctagccaag
This genomic interval from Humulus lupulus chromosome 8, drHumLupu1.1, whole genome shotgun sequence contains the following:
- the LOC133793483 gene encoding uncharacterized protein LOC133793483, which translates into the protein MQHIDVMMYYLRRKVKLSTDLKIRVSTTDTCFGQNIVFMYEDFKKKGSGAFKIDERCVALKIMKGESMFCATHWNLLDDVVMPVNVNGLMHWILLHFNVQQRSLTVYDSMSGAKHENQTLLVVEAFAVLIPLLLEMIDFYVRKDIHLDVSLYDVVENEALKLSIAKGIPQQTDCDCGVFCTYFAEQIILGKENEMPKNIDVRLLRKDIAVSLYYHGKNKELEGYLTSDEFTDKLLERRQKRMKIAA
- the LOC133794994 gene encoding uncharacterized protein LOC133794994; this translates as MDNITSLVQYGGNWNENNEYQGYTMSGILIPPNCSLDNLVNLIKKEIKENTATIEVSYQVEKGTPPMKVVTDNSVFFFLEIKKKVATKITYLPLCVTIIQESNNENGLLLLANQKATTEEMEVGTLLMQANQASINEQMLLEEGMSSTINEGINVSYIPHFVEEVADFIIEDNTKRKKKLDEIQLVISDYRVNTIEQGQIYKDKNTVKSALSYYAMLHNFQFKTKISEPREYLVTCADEKCYWLVRASKYRNQDLFKVRKCNPNHTCSVEIVLEDHRQAKSIVVGELIKNKYKSIKRNYTPNDIMNDMNDDFGVTMGYTKAWRSREKALRLVRGNPDDSYQKLPIYLYMLKKANPGTITHLLTDKEDRFKYLYIAFSNSIKGWRYLRPIIVVDGTFLKNAHGGTLFSASTLDSNNNIFVLAFGISDSENDNSWLWFFSKLRETYGEPEGLAIVSDRHKSIDNAVHMVYPNAFHGACMFHLLNNLKGKYGSHGEELQMKFIAAAKAYTQTECENYMKGLDRIDRRIRPYLEKAKYETWARSYSPTKRYTMMTSNIAESLNAALKAARNLPIDILVECLRSLVQKWVWNNSNNANGTFTKVSTATENELRHDIVSKMKYEVLPFNTIEYQVRDQKGINFTVNIHNRTCTCNRFQEDEIPCGHAVAVIAKRNLSVYDYCAKFYRTETLKALYQENVHPLPHKDEWNLPQHLDILVLPPNSTIPAGRPRKKRIRSRGENKVIITCGKCAQPGHNRKTCRNPPFQKPNKQKKPKT